The Thermosynechococcus sp. genome has a segment encoding these proteins:
- the rdgB gene encoding RdgB/HAM1 family non-canonical purine NTP pyrophosphatase: MPILAQAVLASHNPGKVKEFQGWLQPWIGELLALPATIEIAETADSFVGNACLKAATAAKQMGQWAIADDSGLAVHALQGAPGIYSARYGATDAERIERLLQEMADVSDRAAEFICVIALARPDGTIAVTTEGRCAGEILTAPRGQGGFGYDPVFWVPSQQRTFAEMSPVEKQQVSHRGQALQRLREYFQTLNPS; this comes from the coding sequence ATGCCCATTCTTGCCCAAGCTGTCTTAGCGAGCCACAATCCTGGTAAGGTCAAAGAGTTTCAAGGCTGGTTACAGCCGTGGATTGGGGAGTTGCTAGCCCTGCCAGCCACCATTGAGATTGCTGAAACCGCGGATTCCTTTGTGGGCAACGCCTGTTTAAAGGCTGCTACTGCCGCCAAGCAAATGGGACAGTGGGCGATCGCCGACGATTCGGGGCTAGCAGTTCATGCCCTTCAGGGGGCCCCGGGAATCTATTCGGCTCGCTATGGAGCTACGGATGCTGAGCGCATTGAGCGTCTATTACAGGAAATGGCCGACGTGAGCGATCGCGCCGCTGAATTTATTTGTGTCATTGCCCTAGCACGCCCCGATGGCACGATTGCCGTTACAACTGAGGGACGGTGTGCAGGCGAGATTTTAACCGCTCCCCGGGGTCAGGGGGGGTTTGGCTACGATCCTGTCTTTTGGGTGCCCAGTCAGCAGCGTACCTTTGCCGAGATGAGTCCCGTCGAAAAGCAACAAGTTAGTCATCGTGGCCAGGCTCTGCAGCGGCTACGGGAGTATTTTCAGACCTTGAATCCGTCTTGA
- a CDS encoding TIGR02281 family clan AA aspartic protease, protein MTQEHGYWVLATLVGMLFLIAPARGVPSVVLPESFYRAIANQDWATAAQILDQVIRVHPQQAQALGSYRQELLRLQQLPPTPAPSMVTVITQPRGIIPILRRQGGIPVIQVTFNQRLRFEMLVDSGASMTVITRSMARALGITPAQVVDNRVFHTANGQVVLPVVYVQSISVGGFHRKQWPVAVAGPDMTIGLLGQDFLQHFDVSLRQDHIQLQRRP, encoded by the coding sequence ATGACCCAAGAACATGGATATTGGGTGCTAGCGACGCTGGTGGGCATGCTGTTTCTGATTGCCCCCGCGAGGGGAGTGCCGTCGGTTGTACTGCCAGAAAGTTTTTATCGGGCGATCGCCAACCAAGACTGGGCGACAGCGGCGCAAATTCTCGATCAGGTCATTCGTGTCCATCCCCAACAGGCCCAAGCCCTTGGTAGCTATCGTCAAGAATTGCTGCGATTGCAACAACTGCCCCCAACCCCTGCTCCCTCAATGGTAACGGTGATCACTCAGCCCAGGGGCATTATACCGATTTTGCGGCGGCAGGGGGGGATTCCCGTTATTCAAGTTACGTTTAACCAACGACTGCGGTTTGAGATGCTGGTGGACTCAGGAGCCAGTATGACGGTGATTACGCGATCGATGGCACGGGCTTTAGGCATTACCCCAGCGCAAGTGGTGGATAATCGCGTGTTTCATACTGCCAATGGTCAAGTGGTGCTGCCAGTTGTCTACGTCCAATCCATAAGTGTCGGTGGCTTCCATCGTAAGCAATGGCCCGTTGCCGTGGCTGGGCCTGATATGACCATTGGGCTTTTGGGGCAGGATTTTCTGCAGCACTTCGATGTCAGTTTGCGGCAAGATCATATTCAGTTGCAGCGTCGTCCATAG
- a CDS encoding HlyD family secretion protein, whose protein sequence is MSKVTDKPPDTDQRRRIFRLLRIGLGLTLIGLAAYLLWWRQRNVVSRVGYLNGTVITLYAPIPGTLTLEPLHPGQPLRAGTAIGTIRNDRNPQLETDRQNLETRLSIALAQQQGLQQKRNSRMALIAQLDHDEQSQRTLEVRFTQEAVRRTLGELRQAQEALALARITADRYTRLLKAGAVARQLADEALSRAQEAAKLVESKQAELRRQQTALQAARQGLQLDASRTFSFPQIRLIDLHLELVDIEAELLNVSTTITALRREIANIKQQLSLQRVAPIKVPTTAVIWSVIHKTGNLGIPLAAGDPIIKMLDCRDVWATALVAERENSRLRVGQEASVRLLDGSDRRLRGIVRAIRGGPGKVQVGENVAVPPPDLVRNELAVDVQLDELPADLSAARFCGVGQSVEVIFSVF, encoded by the coding sequence ATGAGTAAAGTTACCGATAAGCCCCCTGACACTGACCAGCGACGCCGCATTTTTCGTTTGCTGCGGATCGGTCTAGGGCTTACCCTCATTGGTTTAGCGGCATATCTCCTCTGGTGGCGACAGCGCAATGTGGTCAGTCGGGTGGGCTATCTCAATGGCACCGTGATTACCCTCTATGCGCCGATCCCCGGTACTCTGACCCTAGAGCCTCTGCACCCCGGCCAACCCCTAAGGGCGGGCACGGCAATTGGTACAATTCGCAACGATCGCAACCCGCAACTGGAAACCGATCGCCAGAATCTGGAGACCCGCCTCAGCATCGCCCTCGCGCAGCAGCAGGGTCTGCAACAGAAACGCAATAGCCGCATGGCTTTGATTGCTCAGCTTGACCACGATGAACAGAGTCAGCGAACCCTTGAAGTTCGCTTTACTCAAGAAGCAGTGCGGCGCACCTTAGGGGAACTCCGCCAAGCCCAAGAAGCCCTTGCCCTTGCTCGCATTACCGCCGATCGCTACACCCGTCTGCTCAAGGCGGGAGCGGTGGCGCGTCAACTAGCCGATGAAGCCCTATCCCGTGCCCAGGAGGCCGCCAAATTAGTGGAGAGTAAACAGGCCGAACTGCGCCGTCAACAAACTGCCCTCCAAGCCGCTCGCCAAGGACTGCAACTGGATGCCTCACGCACATTTAGCTTTCCCCAAATTCGCCTGATTGACCTGCACTTGGAACTGGTGGATATTGAAGCTGAGCTACTGAATGTCAGCACCACAATTACCGCCCTACGTCGTGAAATTGCCAACATTAAGCAGCAACTCTCTCTGCAACGGGTGGCCCCCATTAAAGTGCCCACCACCGCCGTCATTTGGTCTGTGATTCATAAAACCGGAAATTTGGGGATTCCGCTTGCGGCCGGCGATCCAATCATTAAGATGTTAGATTGTCGTGATGTCTGGGCAACGGCATTGGTAGCTGAGCGAGAAAATTCCCGTCTGCGGGTGGGTCAAGAGGCTAGCGTGCGCTTGCTGGATGGGAGCGATCGCCGGCTGAGGGGCATTGTGCGGGCGATTCGTGGTGGCCCCGGCAAAGTTCAGGTGGGCGAAAATGTTGCTGTGCCCCCTCCGGATCTGGTGCGCAACGAACTGGCGGTTGACGTTCAACTGGATGAATTGCCGGCGGACTTGAGCGCCGCCCGTTTTTGTGGTGTTGGCCAAAGTGTCGAAGTAATTTTTAGTGTTTTTTAA
- a CDS encoding CBS domain-containing protein: MTALVRDYMTPNPVTIRAAAPIAEAVRLMEAKQVRGLPVVDDKGKLVGLVSEADLIVREAPLEPPLYITFLGSIIYFESPESFHQHLKKTLGQQVQDVMTSNPHTINVDAPISEAARLMVNHHISRLPVLNDQGELVGIISRHDLLRALHAQEASA, encoded by the coding sequence ATGACCGCTCTCGTCCGTGATTACATGACCCCCAACCCCGTTACCATTCGTGCCGCTGCCCCGATTGCGGAAGCAGTTCGTCTCATGGAAGCAAAACAGGTGCGCGGCCTCCCCGTTGTGGACGATAAGGGCAAATTGGTGGGATTGGTCTCTGAAGCTGACTTGATCGTGCGCGAAGCACCCTTAGAGCCGCCGTTATACATCACTTTCCTAGGGAGCATCATTTACTTCGAGTCTCCAGAGTCTTTTCACCAGCACCTCAAGAAAACCCTCGGCCAACAGGTGCAGGACGTCATGACCTCCAACCCCCACACGATTAACGTGGATGCACCCATTTCCGAAGCAGCTCGCCTCATGGTCAATCACCACATTAGTCGCCTACCGGTTTTGAACGATCAGGGGGAGTTAGTGGGCATCATTAGCCGCCATGATCTGTTGCGAGCCTTGCATGCCCAAGAGGCCTCTGCGTGA
- a CDS encoding CapA family protein, with protein sequence MTASLDLVWQQARQGEAEAIAHLMNRTLQTKGVRALVRRRGDCLQIMFEAARSLPPQVCVQFVCRGLRQLAPQGVLRVRLQARLLGQEWPEWTQTVDLRETLPAAPPPQASSSSNAVIPTTPRSHQAVSAFALSLLAIAGTSAIALTLQNQLGVDAPPSAEPRPAIVTPEPDVPLVSPPLAPSDRRLRIKAVGDIVLGTNFPSNRLPADPQKLFAQVKPYLQGADFLFGNYESTLTDHPHPYKNTQGGRSFVFRSPPSYAQVLRQAGFDVLNIANNHSYDFNEQGFRDTIRHINTAGMSAIGDRNQLTYLAANGLKTAFIGFGTYYGQNRIQDLKASAALVREVKKNADIVVVSFHGGAEGSDQIHTRDRTEYFYGEDRGNVVQFARTMIDNGADLILGHGPHVPRALELYKGRLIAYSLGNFVGYQTLSSHGPLGKSLILDVELDGSGRFIQGKVIPVRLDAKGIPHIDQNFASVQLIRRLIQADFPNTPLRIERFGEITNSDSQS encoded by the coding sequence ATGACCGCTTCCCTTGATTTGGTTTGGCAGCAGGCACGTCAGGGTGAAGCAGAGGCCATTGCCCATTTGATGAACCGCACGCTCCAAACCAAGGGGGTGCGCGCCCTCGTGCGGCGGCGGGGCGACTGTTTACAAATTATGTTTGAAGCAGCGCGATCGCTCCCCCCCCAAGTCTGTGTTCAGTTTGTTTGCCGAGGTCTCAGGCAATTGGCGCCCCAAGGAGTTCTGCGTGTGCGTCTCCAGGCTCGGCTGCTCGGCCAAGAATGGCCAGAATGGACACAGACCGTTGACCTACGGGAGACCTTACCAGCGGCGCCGCCTCCTCAAGCAAGTTCCAGCTCAAATGCAGTTATCCCTACCACGCCACGGTCTCATCAGGCGGTGAGTGCCTTTGCCCTCAGTTTGCTGGCGATCGCAGGCACCAGTGCCATTGCCCTGACGTTGCAAAATCAACTCGGTGTCGATGCTCCGCCCAGTGCGGAACCCAGGCCAGCTATTGTAACCCCTGAACCCGATGTTCCCCTTGTGTCCCCCCCACTCGCCCCTAGCGATCGCCGCTTGCGGATTAAGGCGGTTGGCGATATTGTCCTTGGCACCAATTTTCCCAGTAACCGCTTGCCTGCGGATCCCCAAAAGCTCTTTGCCCAAGTCAAACCCTATCTTCAGGGGGCAGATTTTCTCTTTGGCAATTATGAAAGTACCCTTACTGATCATCCCCATCCCTACAAAAACACCCAGGGGGGTCGCAGTTTTGTCTTTCGCTCACCGCCCAGTTATGCGCAGGTGTTACGCCAAGCTGGTTTTGACGTCCTCAACATTGCCAACAACCACAGCTACGACTTCAACGAACAGGGATTTCGCGATACGATTCGCCACATCAACACCGCTGGCATGAGCGCTATTGGTGATCGCAATCAACTGACCTACCTCGCAGCCAATGGCCTGAAAACCGCATTTATCGGCTTTGGTACCTACTACGGCCAAAATCGCATCCAAGACCTCAAGGCAAGTGCCGCCCTGGTGCGGGAGGTTAAGAAAAACGCTGATATTGTGGTTGTCAGTTTCCACGGCGGTGCCGAAGGCAGCGATCAAATTCATACCCGCGATCGCACTGAGTACTTCTATGGCGAAGACCGGGGCAATGTAGTTCAGTTTGCCCGCACCATGATTGACAATGGTGCCGATTTAATTTTGGGTCATGGCCCCCATGTTCCCCGTGCCCTTGAATTGTACAAAGGCCGCCTCATTGCCTATTCCTTGGGGAACTTTGTCGGCTATCAGACTCTAAGCAGTCACGGCCCCCTTGGTAAGTCACTGATTCTCGATGTGGAACTCGACGGTTCTGGTCGCTTCATTCAAGGAAAAGTCATTCCTGTACGCCTAGATGCCAAAGGGATTCCCCATATTGATCAAAACTTTGCCAGTGTGCAACTAATTCGCCGTTTAATCCAAGCCGACTTTCCCAACACTCCCTTGCGGATTGAACGCTTCGGCGAGATTACCAACAGCGATTCCCAATCCTAG
- the aroH gene encoding chorismate mutase, producing the protein MEEHTVGWRVRAIRGATTATENSIPAIREAVLELLGEIERRNALDFSEVISVTFSVTRDLDQIFPAAIARECPHWRNVPLLDVQQMHVEGGLPRCIRCLIYFNTPNPDQPIYHAYLRHAQSLRPDLAMHGDYHPLELSSHSLG; encoded by the coding sequence ATGGAGGAGCACACTGTGGGCTGGCGCGTCCGAGCAATTCGTGGAGCAACTACCGCCACGGAAAATTCAATTCCCGCAATCCGTGAGGCGGTTTTGGAACTCCTCGGTGAGATTGAGCGGCGCAATGCCCTTGATTTCTCGGAAGTAATTAGTGTCACCTTTTCTGTCACCCGTGACCTCGATCAGATTTTTCCGGCGGCGATCGCCCGTGAATGTCCCCACTGGCGCAACGTTCCCCTCCTCGATGTCCAACAAATGCACGTCGAGGGAGGCCTGCCCCGCTGTATCCGCTGCTTAATTTACTTCAACACCCCCAACCCAGATCAACCGATTTACCATGCTTACCTGCGGCATGCCCAAAGCCTCCGCCCCGATCTGGCAATGCATGGTGACTACCATCCCCTCGAACTGTCCTCCCATTCCCTAGGTTAA
- the sppA gene encoding signal peptide peptidase SppA, translating to MPWPLSRGYRRQIARLEITGAIAGGTRRRVLKALKTIEERGYPALLVRIDSPGGTVGDSQEIYAALKRLQSKMKIVASFGNISASGGVYIGMGAQHIMANPGTITGSIGVILRGNNLQRLLDKVGVSFKVIKSGPYKDILAFDRDLTEEEIRILQDLIDTSYHQFVQTVAEGRNLDVETVRSFADGRVFTGEQALALGLVDRLGTEEDARRWLAELAGLDPSKTKVQTIEEPKSPLARLFPRQQERFPFPWQAGLDWLEFEMATNGLPLWLYRP from the coding sequence ATGCCTTGGCCCTTATCCCGTGGTTACCGTCGTCAAATTGCCCGCCTCGAAATTACGGGGGCGATCGCTGGGGGTACTCGCCGGCGTGTCCTCAAAGCCCTGAAAACCATTGAAGAACGGGGCTACCCGGCGCTGCTCGTGCGCATTGACAGTCCCGGCGGTACCGTAGGTGACTCCCAAGAGATCTATGCTGCCCTCAAGCGCTTGCAGTCGAAAATGAAAATCGTGGCCAGTTTTGGCAACATCTCTGCCTCTGGCGGAGTCTATATCGGCATGGGGGCACAGCACATCATGGCCAACCCCGGCACCATTACGGGCAGTATTGGCGTCATCCTGCGGGGCAACAATTTGCAACGGCTCCTCGATAAGGTGGGAGTCTCCTTCAAGGTGATCAAGTCTGGTCCCTACAAAGATATTCTGGCTTTTGATCGCGACCTTACGGAGGAGGAAATCCGCATTCTGCAAGACCTGATTGACACCAGCTATCACCAATTTGTCCAAACCGTGGCCGAAGGCCGCAACCTTGATGTGGAAACGGTGCGCAGTTTTGCCGATGGCCGGGTTTTTACGGGTGAGCAGGCCCTTGCCCTAGGACTCGTCGATCGCTTGGGCACTGAGGAGGATGCCCGTCGCTGGTTGGCGGAACTGGCCGGCCTTGACCCCAGCAAAACCAAGGTGCAAACCATCGAAGAACCCAAGTCCCCCTTAGCTCGGCTGTTTCCACGTCAGCAGGAGCGTTTCCCCTTCCCGTGGCAGGCGGGTCTGGACTGGTTGGAATTTGAAATGGCTACCAATGGACTTCCCCTATGGCTCTATCGCCCCTAA
- a CDS encoding glycosyltransferase family 2 protein — MWLTQLDWQNLLPNLVGIWYAGQGLFRPKGTTLEALLLPTIVWLAVTFLLKEISPKPNFYSRLVVSVGLGALALRYLLWRLFNSLNLDDPLNGAVSILLFVAEVLNLGNTCCFFFLSIFATNRTPEADRLSQAVIRGEYLPWVDVILPTYNEGVEILRRSVVACQAMDYPHKRIYLLDDTRRPAVRALAAELGCEYRDRPDNRHAKAGNINHALPTLTGELIAVFDADFVPSRNFLTRTVGFFQDPKTAMVQTPQNFFNEDPVTVNLGLEGILNNEQTLFFRFIQCSRDFFDAVICCGTCFVVRRSALDEIGGIPTDSITEDYLTSMYLQGRGYRVKYLNEALSAGMSPETISAYVNQRLRWGQGTLQMLFLKDNFLTIPNLNPIQRFYHSLGVIYWLLCIPRVIFLLAPLAFLLFGLAPLRATFNEILYFYFPYYLGNIMAFAWLTEGRRSAFWSDVYETLLAFPLALTIVRTLWSPRGKPFKVTPKGIVDPHRITVNWPLIRPLLILMLLTILGFLWRSSPLQDTIVNPDSLLVNALWSVYNFTILILCMLVAIDVPQRRHSRFSRQEPCELILGHDSCFVQTADLSEAGARLSLTPPWPLPLKEDVGELCFVDPSPLAPLSLPIQVRWWRWVDRNTLQLGVQFSELPLPTYRRLVEYLYCQPGQWEEVRVPEVKTAWALIKSVLRLYPLAESR; from the coding sequence GTGTGGTTAACTCAGCTAGATTGGCAAAACTTACTTCCCAATTTGGTGGGCATCTGGTATGCGGGTCAGGGCTTGTTTCGGCCAAAGGGGACAACACTTGAAGCACTGTTGCTGCCCACAATTGTCTGGCTAGCGGTTACATTTTTACTCAAAGAAATTTCACCCAAGCCCAATTTTTACTCCCGCCTTGTTGTCAGTGTTGGCCTGGGAGCCTTGGCGCTGCGCTACCTGCTGTGGCGCCTGTTCAATAGCCTTAACCTAGATGATCCTCTCAATGGTGCCGTCTCTATTTTGCTGTTTGTTGCAGAGGTGTTGAACTTAGGCAACACCTGCTGCTTTTTCTTTTTATCTATTTTTGCCACCAACCGCACCCCGGAGGCCGATCGCCTGAGTCAAGCGGTGATTCGCGGAGAATACCTACCGTGGGTGGATGTGATTTTGCCCACCTACAACGAAGGGGTCGAGATTCTGCGCCGCTCAGTGGTGGCCTGCCAAGCCATGGATTATCCCCACAAGCGCATTTATCTGCTGGATGATACCCGTCGCCCAGCCGTGCGCGCTCTTGCTGCCGAACTGGGCTGTGAGTATCGCGATCGCCCCGACAACCGCCATGCCAAAGCCGGTAACATCAACCACGCTCTACCAACCCTGACCGGGGAACTCATTGCCGTGTTTGACGCTGATTTTGTTCCCAGCCGCAACTTTCTCACCCGCACCGTTGGCTTTTTCCAAGACCCCAAGACCGCCATGGTGCAAACCCCCCAAAACTTTTTTAATGAAGACCCCGTAACTGTGAACTTGGGCCTAGAGGGGATCCTCAACAACGAGCAAACCCTTTTCTTTCGTTTTATTCAATGCAGTCGAGATTTTTTTGATGCCGTCATTTGCTGCGGCACCTGCTTTGTGGTCCGCCGGAGTGCCCTTGATGAGATTGGCGGCATTCCCACCGACAGCATTACAGAAGATTACCTAACTTCCATGTATTTACAGGGGCGGGGCTACCGCGTTAAATACCTCAATGAAGCCCTCTCCGCCGGTATGTCTCCCGAAACCATTAGTGCCTATGTCAACCAACGCCTGCGCTGGGGCCAAGGAACCCTGCAAATGCTGTTTCTGAAGGATAATTTCCTGACCATTCCCAACCTCAACCCCATACAGCGCTTTTATCACAGCTTAGGCGTGATTTATTGGCTCTTATGCATTCCGCGGGTGATCTTTTTGCTGGCGCCCTTGGCTTTTTTGCTCTTTGGCTTAGCGCCGTTGCGCGCCACCTTTAACGAAATTCTCTACTTTTATTTTCCCTATTACTTAGGAAATATCATGGCCTTTGCTTGGCTCACAGAGGGTCGCCGCTCCGCCTTTTGGTCGGATGTATATGAAACCCTGCTGGCTTTCCCGCTGGCATTGACAATCGTACGCACCCTCTGGAGTCCGCGGGGCAAGCCCTTCAAAGTGACCCCCAAAGGCATTGTCGATCCCCATCGCATTACAGTGAACTGGCCCCTGATTCGACCCCTGTTGATATTGATGCTCCTAACGATTTTAGGGTTTCTTTGGCGCAGCTCACCCCTGCAGGATACAATTGTCAATCCCGACAGTTTGCTGGTCAATGCTCTGTGGTCTGTTTATAATTTTACAATCCTCATCCTTTGTATGCTGGTTGCCATCGATGTGCCGCAGCGGCGCCATTCGCGCTTTAGCCGCCAGGAACCCTGTGAACTAATCCTTGGCCATGACTCCTGCTTTGTCCAAACCGCCGATCTTTCCGAAGCAGGAGCCCGCCTCTCCCTAACACCCCCTTGGCCGCTGCCCCTTAAAGAAGATGTTGGGGAGCTGTGCTTTGTTGACCCTAGCCCTTTGGCCCCATTAAGTTTGCCAATACAGGTGCGCTGGTGGCGATGGGTAGATAGAAATACCTTACAGCTAGGTGTGCAATTTAGCGAGCTGCCGCTCCCCACCTATCGCCGTCTTGTCGAGTACTTGTATTGCCAGCCCGGTCAGTGGGAAGAGGTGCGGGTTCCGGAAGTGAAAACTGCTTGGGCACTCATCAAAAGTGTTCTGAGACTGTATCCCCTTGCCGAGAGCCGCTAA
- a CDS encoding NIL domain-containing protein, which yields MKKRVTLTFPRRTIQMPVTYRLAKDFNIAANIIRAQVAPNQVGKLVLELAGDIDQMEAALEWLRQQNIEVSLASREIVIDEQACVHCGLCTGVCPTQALTLHPETFQLQFTRSRCIVCEQCVAACPMEAIHTNF from the coding sequence GTGAAAAAGCGAGTGACATTGACATTTCCCCGGCGGACGATTCAAATGCCCGTCACCTATCGCTTGGCCAAGGACTTTAATATCGCCGCCAATATCATCCGTGCCCAAGTGGCACCTAACCAAGTGGGCAAACTGGTTTTAGAATTGGCTGGGGACATTGACCAAATGGAGGCCGCCCTCGAATGGTTGCGGCAGCAGAATATTGAGGTGTCCCTTGCCAGTCGTGAAATTGTGATTGATGAGCAGGCCTGTGTCCACTGTGGGCTCTGTACAGGGGTATGCCCCACTCAGGCGCTGACGCTCCATCCAGAAACGTTTCAACTCCAATTTACCCGCTCCCGTTGCATTGTCTGTGAGCAATGTGTTGCCGCCTGTCCGATGGAGGCGATTCACACAAACTTTTGA